A region from the Variovorax sp. V93 genome encodes:
- a CDS encoding DUF1854 domain-containing protein, which produces MSDTIPTFDLERDAFGRLVLTDAEGERHEGVTPVRAFPLSAPGEGVSLVGSDGRELVWIDRLEALPPQISALLEQELAVRDFAPTLLKLHRVSSFGVPSTWTVSTDRGDTSFVLKAEEDIRRLEGGALLIASAHGVQFRIPDVKALDRASRKLLERFL; this is translated from the coding sequence ATGAGCGACACCATTCCCACTTTCGATCTCGAGCGCGATGCCTTCGGCCGCCTGGTGCTGACCGATGCCGAGGGCGAGCGCCACGAGGGCGTGACGCCCGTGCGCGCCTTTCCGCTCAGCGCGCCCGGCGAGGGCGTGTCGCTGGTCGGCAGCGATGGGCGCGAACTGGTCTGGATCGACCGCCTCGAAGCGCTGCCTCCACAGATCAGCGCGCTGCTCGAACAGGAACTCGCGGTGCGCGACTTCGCGCCCACGCTGCTGAAACTGCACCGCGTGTCGAGCTTCGGCGTGCCCAGCACCTGGACCGTGAGCACCGACCGCGGCGACACCAGCTTCGTGCTCAAGGCCGAGGAAGACATCCGCCGCCTCGAAGGCGGCGCACTGCTGATCGCCAGCGCGCACGGCGTCCAGTTCCGCATTCCCGACGTCAAGGCGCTCGACCGTGCCTCGCGCAAACTGCTGGAGCGCTTTCTCTAG
- a CDS encoding phosphonate degradation HD-domain oxygenase, whose protein sequence is MTLDLAEIARLFAERGGVAYAGEPVSQLEHALQCAWLAEQAGAGDALVTASLLHDLGHLLIAEHQTLSRSPTELGIDDRHQYIAMPLLRGVFGAEVREPIRLHVDAKRYLCATRPGYFARLSPDSVRSLALQGGVMDDEAARRFADQRWAADAVRLRLWDEEAKVQGLETPPLKHFLEIAARIMLR, encoded by the coding sequence ATGACACTCGACCTCGCCGAAATCGCCCGCCTGTTCGCCGAACGCGGCGGGGTCGCATATGCGGGCGAGCCGGTGTCGCAGCTCGAGCATGCGCTGCAGTGCGCATGGCTTGCGGAGCAGGCCGGCGCGGGCGATGCGCTGGTCACGGCATCGCTGCTGCACGACCTCGGACACCTCTTGATCGCCGAGCACCAGACGCTGTCGCGCTCGCCCACCGAACTGGGCATCGACGACCGCCACCAGTACATCGCCATGCCGCTCCTGCGCGGCGTCTTCGGCGCCGAGGTGCGCGAGCCGATCCGGCTGCACGTGGACGCCAAGCGCTATCTTTGCGCGACGCGGCCCGGCTACTTCGCGCGGCTTTCGCCCGATTCGGTACGCAGCCTCGCGCTGCAGGGCGGCGTGATGGACGACGAAGCGGCGCGGCGCTTTGCCGATCAGCGCTGGGCCGCGGATGCCGTGCGGCTGCGGCTGTGGGACGAGGAAGCGAAGGTGCAGGGACTCGAGACGCCGCCGCTCAAGCACTTCCTGGAGATCGCGGCGCGCATCATGCTGCGCTGA
- a CDS encoding ABC transporter ATP-binding protein, whose amino-acid sequence MQHHDPVGTREGEIETASDALKSRLAAAENVLVTLPVDLDDELLFTFGLVALTDRRLLALQPDGQWCEWTLSDSSLRLHLSDHSGVGTLDLVGAEGRLARWRYTLASQPAALRLLKLFGQRENGTVAEATAEPDGDELASPDAELQTPPSTWVLLRLGRFAKPYRKQLIAGFLLTLVSTAATLVPPYLTIPLMDDILIPFQNGQKIDPARVGLYLSGLLGAALVGWGLGWARTYLLALVSERIGADLRTTTYEHLLTLPLDYFGGKRTGDLMARIGSETDRINVFLSLHALDFANDVLMIVMTAVILVSINPLLAVVTLVPLPFIAWMIHVVRDRLRTGFEKIDRVWSEVTNVLADTIPGIRVVKAFAQERREAERFRVANAYNLQVNDKLNRTWSLFTPTVSLLTEIGLLVVWGFGIWQVARGSITVGVLTAFIAYIGRFYTRLDSMSRIVSVTQKAAAGAKRIFDILDHVSNVPEPANPVKIERVQGRIEMSGLGFRYGSRAVIHDLDLTIEPGEMIGLVGHSGSGKSTLVNLICRFYDVTDGAIKVDGTDIRRFAVADYRRHVGLVLQEPFLFFGTIAQNIAYGKPDATRAEVVAAARAAHAHDFILRLPHGYDSLVGERGQGLSGGERQRISIARALLIDPRILILDEATSAVDTETEKEIQKALDNLVQGRTTIAIAHRLSTLRKADRLVVMDRGEVVEVGPHDDLMARQGAYWRLYQAQLRQADEEASEGAVDERAGAQLPLAISHAAHPAGEA is encoded by the coding sequence ATGCAACATCACGATCCAGTCGGCACCCGGGAGGGCGAAATCGAGACGGCCTCAGACGCGCTGAAAAGCCGGCTCGCAGCCGCGGAAAACGTTCTGGTCACACTGCCGGTTGACCTTGACGATGAACTTCTGTTTACCTTTGGGCTCGTGGCCCTCACCGACCGGCGGCTGCTGGCGCTGCAACCGGACGGCCAGTGGTGTGAGTGGACACTATCAGATTCATCGCTCCGCCTCCATCTGAGCGATCATTCGGGCGTAGGAACGCTCGACCTGGTGGGCGCCGAAGGCCGCCTCGCGCGCTGGCGCTACACGCTGGCCAGCCAGCCGGCCGCGCTGCGGCTGCTCAAGCTCTTCGGCCAGCGCGAGAACGGCACTGTCGCGGAGGCGACAGCCGAGCCCGATGGCGACGAGCTGGCCTCGCCCGACGCCGAGCTCCAGACGCCGCCGTCGACCTGGGTGCTGCTGCGGCTGGGCCGCTTCGCCAAGCCCTACCGCAAGCAGCTGATCGCCGGCTTCCTGCTGACGCTCGTCTCCACGGCCGCGACGCTGGTGCCGCCCTACCTGACCATCCCGCTGATGGACGACATCCTGATTCCGTTCCAGAACGGGCAGAAGATCGACCCGGCCCGCGTCGGGCTCTACCTGAGCGGCCTGCTGGGCGCGGCGCTGGTCGGCTGGGGCCTGGGCTGGGCGCGCACCTACCTGCTGGCGCTGGTGTCGGAGCGCATCGGCGCCGACCTGCGCACCACCACCTACGAGCATCTGCTGACCCTGCCGCTCGACTATTTCGGCGGCAAGCGCACCGGCGACCTGATGGCGCGCATCGGCTCGGAAACCGACCGCATCAACGTGTTCCTCTCGCTGCATGCGCTCGACTTTGCGAACGACGTGCTGATGATCGTGATGACCGCGGTCATCCTGGTCTCCATCAATCCGCTGCTGGCCGTGGTCACGCTGGTGCCGCTGCCCTTCATCGCCTGGATGATCCACGTGGTGCGCGACCGGCTGCGCACCGGCTTCGAGAAGATCGACCGCGTGTGGTCCGAGGTGACCAACGTGCTGGCCGACACCATCCCGGGCATCCGCGTGGTCAAGGCTTTTGCGCAGGAGCGCCGCGAAGCCGAGCGCTTCCGCGTGGCCAACGCCTACAACCTGCAGGTCAACGACAAGCTCAACCGCACCTGGTCGCTGTTCACGCCCACCGTCTCGCTGCTGACCGAGATCGGCCTGCTCGTGGTCTGGGGCTTCGGCATCTGGCAGGTGGCGCGCGGCAGCATCACGGTGGGCGTGCTCACGGCCTTCATTGCCTACATCGGCCGCTTCTACACGCGGCTCGACTCGATGAGCCGCATCGTCTCGGTCACGCAGAAGGCGGCGGCCGGCGCCAAGCGCATCTTCGACATCCTCGACCACGTGAGCAACGTGCCCGAGCCCGCCAACCCGGTGAAGATCGAGCGCGTGCAGGGCCGCATCGAGATGAGCGGGCTGGGCTTTCGCTACGGCTCGCGCGCCGTGATCCACGACCTCGACCTGACCATCGAGCCCGGCGAGATGATCGGCCTCGTGGGCCACAGCGGCTCGGGCAAGAGCACGCTGGTCAACCTGATCTGCCGCTTCTACGACGTGACCGACGGCGCCATCAAGGTCGACGGCACCGACATCCGCCGCTTCGCCGTGGCCGACTACCGGCGCCATGTCGGGCTGGTGCTGCAGGAGCCGTTTCTCTTTTTCGGCACCATTGCGCAGAACATCGCCTACGGCAAGCCCGACGCCACGCGCGCCGAAGTGGTGGCCGCCGCGCGGGCCGCGCATGCGCACGACTTCATCCTTCGCCTGCCGCACGGCTACGATTCGCTCGTGGGCGAGCGCGGCCAGGGGCTGTCAGGCGGCGAGCGCCAGCGCATCAGCATTGCGCGCGCGCTGCTCATCGATCCGCGCATCCTGATCCTCGACGAGGCCACTTCGGCGGTGGATACCGAGACCGAGAAGGAAATCCAGAAGGCGCTCGACAACCTCGTGCAGGGCCGCACCACCATTGCCATCGCGCACCGCCTGTCGACGCTGCGCAAGGCCGACCGGCTGGTGGTCATGGACCGCGGCGAGGTGGTCGAGGTCGGTCCGCACGACGACCTGATGGCCAGGCAGGGCGCCTACTGGCGGCTCTACCAGGCGCAGCTGCGCCAGGCCGACGAGGAGGCGAGCGAAGGCGCCGTCGACGAACGCGCCGGCGCACAGCTGCCGCTGGCCATCAGCCACGCGGCCCACCCGGCCGGAGAAGCATGA
- a CDS encoding MFS transporter: protein MKTFETSAHAADSRYAMLRLGLTLLVMTVGSSGMYVVSVMLPAVQAEFGVARADASLPYTLLMLGFGVGGVLMGRLADRFGVMWPLLIGALSLGVGYVACGMADGIVSFIAAQAVLVGLLGSAAAFAPLVADTSLWFVKRRGIAVAVCASGNYVAGAIWPPIAQHFIETVGWRQTYIGMGLFCGLAMAALALFFRARPPALAVVPASHAGHAARRRDLTRPFGFSTGTAQGLLCVAGVACCVAMAMPQVHIVAYCGDLGYGAAQGAQMLSLMLGFGVVSRLVSGAICDRIGGLRTLLLGGALQGVALLLFLPFDGLVPLYVISALFGLFQGGIVPSYAIIVREHFPPEEAGARVGTVLMFTLFGMALGGWMSGKVFDLTGSYHAAFLNGIGWNLLNVSIAAMLLFRVRHLRLRTAAA, encoded by the coding sequence ATGAAGACTTTCGAGACAAGCGCCCACGCGGCGGATTCGCGCTACGCCATGCTGCGGCTCGGCCTCACGCTGCTGGTCATGACGGTCGGCAGCAGCGGCATGTACGTGGTCTCGGTGATGCTGCCTGCCGTGCAGGCCGAGTTCGGCGTCGCGCGCGCGGACGCCTCGCTGCCCTACACGCTGCTGATGCTCGGCTTCGGCGTGGGCGGCGTGCTGATGGGGCGGCTGGCCGACCGCTTCGGCGTGATGTGGCCCTTGCTGATCGGCGCGCTGAGCCTTGGCGTGGGCTATGTCGCCTGCGGCATGGCCGATGGCATCGTTTCCTTCATCGCGGCGCAGGCCGTGCTGGTCGGCCTGCTCGGCAGCGCCGCGGCCTTTGCGCCGCTGGTGGCGGACACTTCGCTCTGGTTCGTCAAGCGGCGCGGCATCGCGGTGGCGGTGTGCGCGAGCGGCAACTACGTGGCCGGCGCCATCTGGCCGCCGATCGCGCAGCACTTCATCGAGACGGTCGGCTGGCGCCAGACCTACATCGGCATGGGCCTTTTCTGCGGCCTCGCGATGGCGGCGCTCGCGCTCTTCTTCCGTGCGCGGCCACCGGCACTGGCCGTCGTGCCGGCCAGCCATGCCGGCCATGCCGCGCGGCGGCGCGACCTGACGCGGCCCTTCGGTTTCAGCACGGGCACGGCCCAGGGCCTGCTGTGCGTGGCGGGCGTGGCCTGCTGCGTGGCCATGGCGATGCCGCAGGTGCACATCGTGGCCTACTGCGGCGACCTCGGCTACGGCGCGGCGCAGGGCGCGCAGATGCTGTCGCTGATGCTGGGCTTCGGCGTGGTGAGCCGGCTGGTGTCGGGCGCGATCTGCGACCGCATCGGCGGGCTGCGCACGCTGCTGCTGGGCGGCGCGCTGCAGGGCGTGGCGCTGCTGCTGTTCCTGCCGTTCGACGGGCTGGTGCCGCTCTACGTGATCTCGGCACTGTTCGGACTGTTCCAGGGCGGCATCGTGCCGTCCTACGCGATCATCGTGCGCGAGCACTTCCCGCCCGAGGAGGCCGGCGCGCGCGTGGGCACGGTGCTGATGTTCACGCTGTTCGGCATGGCGCTGGGCGGCTGGATGTCGGGCAAGGTGTTCGACCTCACCGGCAGCTACCACGCGGCGTTCCTCAACGGCATCGGCTGGAACCTGCTGAACGTCAGCATCGCGGCGATGCTGCTGTTCAGGGTCCGGCATCTGCGGCTTCGCACCGCCGCGGCGTAG
- a CDS encoding ABC transporter ATP-binding protein/permease, translating to MSLSVTARAATFAQVVKRVFALAAPYFRSEEKWRARAMLLGIVALNLFYVYVAVLGNQWYGRFYDGLQNKDSAVFWREVGVFGWIAFFNIAVQVLKFYVTQLLQLRWRSWMTRDYLSRWMSDRTFYHLELARYANQDGQAPDNPDQRIQEDMQMFTDYTMTLSMGLLNAVVTLVSFVGILWGLSGSFAFSMGGSSYQIAGAMVWLAVAYCVVGTAITHFIGRPLIGTNFRQQRFEADFRHHLVRVREYSEAIALDKGEKVEHGQLDLRFGSVLRNYLVLIKQQKNLITFTSFFGQAAVIFPFLVAAPRFFSGAIQLGQLMQISSAFGKVQDSLSWFVDNYDRVAVWRATTDRLTSFDDAMRAHAARSQSLERDGSAPALQTGDLTVALPNGTSLLAGAALAVQPGDSVLLQGPSGSGKSTLFRTFAGIWPFARGHVKVPDGAVFMPQRPYVPDGTLRNALTYPNPAENYSDAELRQALVDALLPNLVDRLDDSDAWSQKLSGGEQQRLSIARVLLKKPSWLFADEITSALDAEAEGVLYKRLSDRVKAAGGAMVSIAHRAAVGDFHNQRWTLVPQPEDPPAGGARYRLETAAT from the coding sequence ATGTCTTTATCCGTCACGGCGCGTGCCGCCACGTTCGCCCAGGTAGTGAAGCGCGTCTTCGCGCTTGCGGCGCCCTACTTCCGTTCCGAGGAAAAATGGCGCGCCCGCGCGATGCTGCTGGGCATCGTCGCGCTGAACCTGTTCTACGTGTACGTGGCGGTGCTGGGCAACCAGTGGTATGGGCGCTTCTACGACGGACTGCAGAACAAGGATTCGGCGGTTTTCTGGCGCGAGGTGGGCGTCTTCGGCTGGATCGCCTTCTTCAACATCGCGGTGCAGGTGCTCAAGTTCTATGTGACGCAGCTGCTGCAGCTGCGCTGGCGCAGCTGGATGACGCGCGACTACCTGTCGCGCTGGATGTCCGACCGCACCTTCTATCACCTCGAACTCGCGCGCTACGCGAACCAGGACGGCCAGGCGCCCGACAATCCCGACCAGCGGATCCAGGAGGACATGCAGATGTTCACCGACTACACGATGACGCTGTCAATGGGCCTCCTGAACGCCGTGGTCACGCTGGTGAGCTTCGTGGGCATCCTCTGGGGACTGTCGGGCAGCTTCGCGTTCTCGATGGGCGGCAGCAGCTACCAGATCGCGGGTGCGATGGTCTGGCTGGCGGTGGCCTATTGCGTGGTGGGCACGGCCATCACGCACTTCATCGGCCGCCCGCTGATCGGCACCAACTTCCGGCAGCAGCGCTTCGAAGCCGACTTCCGGCACCACCTGGTGCGGGTGCGCGAGTACAGCGAGGCGATTGCGCTGGACAAGGGCGAGAAGGTCGAGCACGGCCAGCTCGACCTGCGCTTCGGCAGCGTGCTGCGCAACTACCTGGTGCTCATCAAGCAGCAGAAGAACCTGATCACCTTCACCTCGTTCTTCGGGCAGGCGGCAGTGATCTTTCCGTTCCTGGTGGCCGCGCCGCGCTTCTTCAGCGGCGCCATCCAGCTCGGCCAGCTGATGCAGATCTCGTCGGCCTTCGGCAAGGTGCAGGATTCGCTGAGCTGGTTCGTCGACAACTACGACCGCGTGGCCGTCTGGCGCGCCACCACCGACCGCCTCACCAGCTTCGACGATGCGATGCGCGCGCACGCCGCGCGCAGCCAGTCGCTCGAGCGCGACGGCAGCGCGCCCGCGCTGCAGACCGGCGATCTCACGGTGGCGCTGCCCAACGGCACCTCGCTGCTGGCCGGTGCGGCGCTGGCGGTCCAGCCGGGCGACAGCGTGCTGCTGCAGGGGCCGTCGGGCAGCGGAAAGTCGACCCTGTTCCGCACCTTTGCCGGCATCTGGCCGTTCGCGCGCGGCCATGTGAAGGTGCCCGATGGCGCGGTGTTCATGCCGCAGCGTCCCTACGTGCCCGACGGCACCCTGCGCAATGCGCTGACCTATCCGAATCCGGCCGAGAACTACAGCGATGCCGAGCTGCGCCAGGCACTGGTCGACGCGCTGCTGCCCAACCTCGTGGACCGCCTCGACGACAGCGATGCCTGGAGCCAGAAGCTCTCGGGTGGCGAGCAGCAGCGGCTGTCCATCGCGCGCGTGCTGCTGAAGAAGCCGTCATGGCTCTTCGCCGACGAGATCACCAGCGCGCTCGATGCCGAGGCCGAGGGCGTGCTCTACAAGCGGCTCTCCGACCGCGTGAAGGCCGCGGGCGGCGCCATGGTGTCGATCGCGCACCGCGCGGCGGTGGGCGATTTCCACAACCAGCGCTGGACGCTGGTGCCCCAGCCCGAAGACCCACCGGCGGGCGGCGCGCGCTACCGGCTGGAAACGGCGGCTACCTAG
- the queC gene encoding 7-cyano-7-deazaguanine synthase QueC, whose translation MPLHTTALVLFSGGQDSTTCLADALSRYQRVETLGFDYGQRHRVELDVRGTILAKMRERFPDWAPRLGEDHVLTLAALAQLGGSSLTEEVAFEMQADGLPNTFVPGRNLLFLTLAGALAYRRGLQVIVTGVCETDFSGYPDCRDDTMKAMQLALSLGLERRLVIETPLMWIDKAETWQMAHRLGGEPLVDLIVEETHTCYLGDRTHRQAWGYGCGECPACELRKKGWERYASRPQEA comes from the coding sequence ATGCCCCTGCACACCACCGCCCTCGTCCTGTTCTCCGGCGGCCAGGATTCGACCACCTGCCTCGCGGACGCGCTGTCCAGGTACCAGCGCGTCGAGACGCTGGGCTTCGACTATGGCCAGCGGCACCGCGTCGAGCTCGACGTGCGCGGCACCATCCTCGCGAAGATGCGCGAGCGCTTTCCCGACTGGGCGCCGCGCCTGGGCGAAGACCACGTGCTCACGCTGGCCGCGCTGGCCCAGCTCGGCGGCTCCTCGCTCACGGAGGAAGTCGCCTTCGAGATGCAGGCCGACGGCCTGCCCAACACCTTCGTGCCGGGGCGCAACCTGCTGTTCCTTACCCTGGCCGGCGCGCTGGCCTACCGGCGCGGGCTGCAGGTGATCGTCACCGGCGTCTGCGAGACCGACTTCTCCGGCTACCCCGACTGCCGCGACGACACCATGAAGGCGATGCAGCTCGCGCTCTCGCTCGGGCTGGAGCGCCGCCTGGTCATCGAGACGCCGCTGATGTGGATCGACAAGGCCGAAACCTGGCAGATGGCGCACCGCCTGGGCGGCGAGCCGCTGGTCGACCTGATCGTGGAAGAAACCCACACCTGCTACCTTGGCGACCGCACGCATCGCCAGGCCTGGGGCTATGGCTGCGGCGAGTGCCCGGCCTGCGAGCTGCGCAAGAAGGGCTGGGAGCGCTATGCTTCGCGCCCCCAGGAGGCCTAG
- a CDS encoding acyltransferase family protein, with product MREQGSIHGPDDYLETRNFAALDGLRAVAVFLVFGFHFGGPRWDKFSGWLGVHAFFVLSGFLITTLLLRERDATGRVSLKAFYIRRAARILPLYFLVYLLVLALSYVAQGAAWEQMKAATPYYLTLLNEFAGFAPLQMTWTLGIEWKYYLVWPALFALFGSTAASRFGIAGCSLALLAAVWMTGAHPAGFSPWHYLGMLVGSMVAMAMHTRRTFPWMRGLMTQAAAIAIALALFLVHRKSLTISARFGEPQLIAVYVVLVGLWLPSLVAANSWLRRLLSSRFMLFVGRRSYAMYLVQYLAAQAVIGISPTTVAGATLLFASFGAALVVSDFLYRRFEKPITEWGHRQARAATQPAPALPAAPGSAASA from the coding sequence ATGCGTGAACAAGGGTCGATCCACGGCCCCGACGATTACCTGGAGACCCGCAATTTCGCAGCACTCGATGGGCTGCGGGCGGTGGCCGTCTTCCTTGTTTTCGGGTTCCACTTCGGCGGGCCGCGCTGGGACAAGTTCTCGGGCTGGCTCGGCGTGCATGCCTTCTTCGTGCTTTCCGGCTTCCTGATCACCACGCTGCTGCTGCGCGAGCGCGATGCCACGGGCAGGGTGTCGCTCAAGGCGTTCTACATCCGGCGCGCGGCCCGGATCCTGCCGCTGTATTTTCTGGTCTACCTGCTGGTGCTCGCGCTGAGCTATGTTGCCCAGGGTGCGGCCTGGGAGCAGATGAAGGCGGCCACGCCCTACTACCTCACGCTGCTGAACGAGTTTGCCGGCTTCGCGCCGCTGCAGATGACCTGGACGCTGGGCATCGAGTGGAAGTACTACCTGGTGTGGCCGGCGCTGTTCGCGCTGTTCGGTTCCACGGCCGCCTCGCGCTTCGGAATCGCCGGATGCAGCCTCGCGCTGCTGGCGGCCGTCTGGATGACGGGCGCCCACCCGGCCGGATTCTCGCCCTGGCACTACCTTGGGATGCTGGTGGGCTCGATGGTGGCGATGGCGATGCACACGCGCCGGACCTTCCCATGGATGCGCGGCCTCATGACGCAGGCGGCCGCCATCGCCATTGCGCTGGCCCTGTTCCTGGTGCACCGCAAGTCGCTCACGATCAGCGCCCGCTTCGGCGAGCCGCAGCTCATCGCGGTGTACGTGGTGCTGGTGGGCCTGTGGCTGCCCTCGCTGGTTGCGGCGAACAGCTGGCTGCGCAGGCTTCTTTCGTCGCGCTTCATGCTGTTCGTGGGGCGCCGCTCGTACGCGATGTACCTGGTGCAGTACCTGGCAGCGCAGGCCGTGATCGGCATCTCGCCCACCACGGTGGCGGGGGCAACGCTGCTGTTCGCGTCCTTCGGCGCGGCGCTGGTTGTCTCCGATTTTCTCTACCGCCGGTTCGAGAAGCCGATCACCGAGTGGGGCCACCGCCAGGCCCGCGCGGCCACGCAGCCGGCACCTGCATTGCCGGCCGCACCGGGCAGCGCGGCCTCGGCCTGA
- a CDS encoding phosphocholine-specific phospholipase C: protein MTSRRSFLTGTATTGAAALALSAFPPSIRRALAIPANNKTGTIKDVEHIVILMQENRSFDHYFGTLMGVRGFGDRFTIPLPKGRSVWQQLDDAGKEVLPYHLDGSKGNAQRVAGTPHSWSDGQAAWAGGRMYEWVRYKKTKTAPFTQSMGYLEEAELPFQFALANAFTLCDAYHCSMHTGTNSNRMFLWTGTNGPTGANVATVNNEWDSIDSSANGYSWKTYPERLQEAKVSWIVYQNMPENFGDNSLAGFKQYRLANEVSGKPVSNDAISPAYDPASDDAGNPLYKGIANTMPDGGFLEQFRQDIRNGKLPQVSWIVAPATYSEHPGPSSPVQGAWYIQETLDALTAVPEVWSKTVLFINFDENDGYFDHVPSPAAPSINADGTPAGKTTLPVQALAPEYFNHPNPPGTTDQPPPDGRVYGPGVRVPMYVVSPWSRGGWVNSQAFDHTSVLRFIETRFGVKETNISDFRRAVCGDLTSAFNFATPNTEALPTLAGRTTRADADKLRADQQALAQVALPLDPLLPRQATGTRPSRALPYELHTSARADAIGGKIQLLFSNTGTASAVFHVYDRLNLDRLPRRYMVEPGKTLDDAWSAMRDDSGFYDLWVLGPNGFHRHFKGDLNALRAGDAAMPEVRVCYDIANGNVYLELLNGGKNACKFSVRAKAYRSDGPWTATVAGGAKAELHWDLAASGAWYDFAVSCDADTSFVRRFAGRVETGRHTVSDPAMGMPDL, encoded by the coding sequence ATGACCTCACGCCGCAGTTTCCTCACAGGCACAGCCACCACCGGTGCCGCCGCGCTCGCACTCTCGGCCTTTCCGCCGAGCATCCGCCGCGCGCTCGCCATTCCCGCCAACAACAAGACCGGCACCATCAAGGACGTCGAGCACATCGTCATCCTGATGCAGGAGAACCGCTCGTTCGACCACTACTTCGGCACGCTCATGGGCGTGCGCGGCTTCGGCGACCGCTTCACCATCCCGCTGCCCAAGGGACGCAGCGTGTGGCAGCAGCTCGACGACGCCGGCAAGGAAGTGCTGCCCTACCACCTCGACGGCTCGAAGGGCAACGCGCAGCGCGTGGCCGGGACGCCGCACAGCTGGAGCGACGGCCAGGCTGCGTGGGCTGGCGGCCGCATGTACGAATGGGTGCGCTACAAGAAAACCAAGACGGCGCCTTTCACGCAATCGATGGGCTACCTCGAAGAAGCGGAGCTGCCCTTCCAATTCGCGCTGGCCAACGCCTTCACGCTCTGCGATGCCTACCACTGCAGCATGCACACCGGCACCAATTCGAACCGCATGTTCCTCTGGACCGGCACCAACGGCCCCACCGGCGCGAACGTGGCCACGGTCAACAACGAGTGGGATTCGATCGACAGCTCGGCCAATGGCTACAGCTGGAAGACCTACCCCGAGCGGCTGCAGGAAGCCAAGGTGAGCTGGATCGTCTACCAGAACATGCCCGAGAACTTCGGCGACAACTCGCTGGCCGGCTTCAAGCAGTACCGGCTCGCCAACGAAGTCTCGGGCAAGCCCGTGAGCAACGACGCCATCTCGCCCGCCTACGACCCGGCCAGCGACGACGCCGGCAATCCGCTCTACAAGGGCATTGCCAACACCATGCCGGACGGCGGCTTTCTCGAGCAGTTCCGCCAGGACATCAGGAACGGCAAGCTGCCGCAGGTCTCGTGGATCGTCGCGCCCGCGACCTATTCCGAGCACCCCGGCCCGTCGAGCCCGGTGCAGGGCGCCTGGTACATCCAGGAAACGCTCGATGCGCTCACCGCCGTTCCCGAGGTGTGGAGCAAGACCGTGCTGTTCATCAATTTCGACGAGAACGACGGCTACTTCGACCACGTTCCTTCGCCGGCCGCGCCTTCGATCAACGCCGACGGCACGCCCGCGGGCAAGACCACGCTGCCAGTGCAAGCGCTCGCGCCCGAATACTTCAACCATCCGAATCCGCCCGGCACCACCGACCAGCCGCCGCCCGATGGCCGCGTCTACGGCCCCGGCGTGCGCGTGCCGATGTATGTGGTGTCGCCGTGGAGTCGCGGCGGCTGGGTCAATTCGCAGGCCTTCGACCACACCTCCGTGCTGCGCTTCATCGAGACGCGCTTCGGCGTGAAGGAAACCAACATCAGCGATTTCCGCCGCGCAGTGTGCGGCGATCTCACCAGCGCCTTCAACTTCGCCACGCCCAATACGGAAGCGCTGCCCACCCTGGCGGGGCGCACGACCAGGGCCGACGCCGACAAGCTGCGCGCCGACCAGCAGGCCCTGGCGCAAGTGGCACTGCCGCTCGACCCGCTGCTGCCGCGCCAGGCCACCGGCACGCGGCCCTCGCGCGCGCTGCCCTACGAGCTGCACACGAGTGCCCGCGCCGATGCCATCGGCGGAAAGATCCAGCTGCTGTTCTCGAACACCGGCACGGCCAGCGCGGTGTTCCATGTCTATGACAGGCTCAACCTCGACCGCCTGCCGCGCCGCTACATGGTCGAGCCCGGCAAGACGCTCGACGATGCATGGAGCGCGATGCGCGACGACAGCGGCTTCTACGACCTCTGGGTGCTCGGCCCCAACGGCTTCCACCGCCATTTCAAGGGCGACCTGAACGCCCTGCGCGCCGGCGACGCCGCCATGCCCGAGGTGCGCGTGTGCTACGACATCGCCAACGGCAACGTCTACCTGGAATTGCTCAACGGCGGCAAGAACGCCTGCAAGTTCAGCGTGCGCGCCAAGGCCTACCGCAGCGACGGCCCGTGGACCGCGACGGTGGCAGGCGGCGCCAAGGCCGAGCTGCACTGGGACCTCGCAGCCAGCGGCGCGTGGTACGACTTTGCCGTGAGCTGCGATGCCGACACGAGCTTCGTGCGCCGCTTTGCCGGCCGCGTCGAGACCGGCCGGCACACGGTCAGCGATCCGGCGATGGGCATGCCCGACCTCTGA